Proteins found in one Maridesulfovibrio sp. genomic segment:
- the casB gene encoding type I-E CRISPR-associated protein Cse2/CasB, translating into MKLSEVLQHSEESERLRKVLINWHKDLQENRGERARLRREKSPLDVYISEDFRRGIVNILYQENFEFNESDLGRLALPLGLISHIKILDDSAHFAMLFAKSDKGSAYMKDVRFRKMLSIAEGDQEALYVMMLRMIKLMGCKAGLKGLLEGGCYWNDYSRRRWAEQYYSVKK; encoded by the coding sequence GTGAAGTTGTCGGAAGTTTTGCAGCATAGCGAAGAATCAGAACGGTTACGCAAGGTCCTGATTAACTGGCACAAAGATTTGCAGGAAAACCGAGGAGAGCGGGCCAGATTGCGCAGGGAAAAGAGTCCTCTTGATGTTTATATTTCGGAAGATTTTCGGCGCGGGATAGTCAACATACTTTATCAGGAAAATTTTGAGTTCAATGAATCCGATCTGGGGCGTCTTGCTCTTCCTTTGGGTCTGATTTCGCATATTAAAATTTTGGATGACAGTGCTCATTTTGCCATGCTCTTCGCCAAATCAGATAAAGGCAGTGCGTATATGAAGGATGTACGCTTCCGTAAAATGCTTTCCATAGCTGAGGGCGATCAGGAAGCACTGTATGTCATGATGCTCAGAATGATTAAGCTGATGGGTTGCAAGGCCGGACTTAAAGGTTTGCTGGAGGGCGGCTGTTATTGGAATGATTATTCCCGCCGTCGTTGGGCCGAACAGTATTACTCAGTTAAAAAATAA
- the cas7e gene encoding type I-E CRISPR-associated protein Cas7/Cse4/CasC, whose amino-acid sequence MSRFIQLHILTSYPASNLNRDDLGRPKTVIMGDAQRLRVSSQSLKRAWRTSEAFQQALAGNMGIRTKEIGKYVYLALLNGVALGDVIKDFEAGGSLKKLKEKDAIAIGRAIGGVFGKLKPEPKKKDDDSAKMESLETEQLAHLSPEELSNIAAVVEECRESLKEPSKEQLELLCRDCSAADVALFGRMLASSNRHNIEAAAQVAHAMTVHKATVEDDFFTAVDDLNRDDSGAGHLGVTEFGAGLFYLYLCVDRELLKENLGGDADLANRAVASLANAACTVSPGGKQNSFGSRAWASYCLAEKGDIQPCNLSVAYLKPLGASEPYGEKDGNITVEGAVERLEAQRESFGRIYGVETESISFGPAGGTLADVLDFIKE is encoded by the coding sequence ATGTCACGTTTCATTCAGCTTCATATTTTGACCAGTTATCCCGCATCCAACCTTAACCGTGACGACCTTGGCCGCCCCAAGACCGTGATTATGGGCGATGCTCAGCGGCTGCGCGTTTCGTCCCAGAGTCTTAAACGGGCATGGCGCACTTCCGAGGCTTTTCAGCAGGCTCTTGCCGGGAATATGGGCATCCGCACCAAGGAAATAGGCAAATATGTTTATCTGGCTTTGTTGAACGGGGTCGCTCTTGGTGATGTGATTAAGGATTTTGAGGCCGGAGGTTCGCTTAAAAAATTGAAAGAAAAAGATGCCATCGCAATCGGGCGCGCAATCGGTGGTGTTTTTGGTAAGCTCAAGCCTGAACCCAAGAAGAAGGATGATGATTCTGCTAAAATGGAGTCTCTTGAAACCGAGCAGCTCGCTCATTTGAGCCCTGAAGAGCTGAGTAATATTGCCGCAGTGGTGGAGGAGTGCCGCGAGAGCTTAAAGGAGCCTTCCAAGGAACAGTTGGAACTGCTTTGCCGTGATTGTTCCGCTGCCGATGTAGCCCTCTTCGGGCGCATGCTGGCTTCCAGCAACAGGCACAATATCGAAGCGGCAGCGCAGGTAGCTCACGCTATGACCGTGCATAAGGCGACAGTTGAAGATGATTTTTTTACCGCTGTGGATGATCTTAACCGCGATGATTCCGGGGCCGGGCACCTTGGTGTCACTGAATTCGGTGCGGGGCTTTTCTATCTTTACCTTTGCGTGGATCGCGAACTGCTCAAGGAGAATCTCGGCGGTGATGCGGATCTTGCCAACCGTGCGGTCGCATCGCTTGCCAACGCGGCCTGTACTGTAAGCCCCGGCGGCAAGCAGAACAGCTTCGGTTCGCGGGCATGGGCCTCCTACTGCCTTGCCGAAAAGGGCGATATCCAGCCCTGCAACCTTTCTGTCGCTTATCTCAAGCCGCTTGGAGCAAGCGAACCTTATGGTGAAAAAGACGGCAATATAACTGTGGAAGGTGCAGTGGAAAGATTGGAAGCGCAGCGTGAATCGTTCGGTAGAATTTATGGAGTTGAGACTGAAAGCATTTCATTTGGTCCCGCCGGTGGAACTTTGGCTGATGTGCTTGATTTTATTAAGGAGTAG
- the cas5e gene encoding type I-E CRISPR-associated protein Cas5/CasD, translating into MRYYLVFTIYGLMQGWGSVAVGEVRPAAPRPTRSGLLGLLAAALGVRRGDPLLTELSDAARVAVREDRPGSVMLDYHTTQVPSEKKNRIYRTRRQELGTMLDKDDKLNTILSRREYLMNAAFSACIWFEEEPPFAMEDMVEALKQPRLNVYFGRKSCPPGFPFMPEIVAAEDELQALVGYTPELRNLYGARSLDKCPVWTEADHGKFSRYSVRDRVTDHNRRQYGLRFEYHVPSLKTGEE; encoded by the coding sequence ATGCGGTATTATTTGGTTTTTACCATTTACGGTCTTATGCAGGGCTGGGGAAGTGTTGCGGTGGGGGAAGTCCGTCCTGCTGCTCCGCGCCCGACCCGTTCCGGTCTGCTGGGGCTTCTGGCTGCGGCCCTCGGTGTTCGGCGGGGTGATCCGCTTTTGACGGAATTGAGTGATGCTGCACGGGTGGCAGTGCGGGAGGATCGCCCGGGGTCGGTTATGCTTGATTATCATACCACGCAGGTGCCCTCGGAAAAAAAGAATAGAATTTACCGCACCCGCAGGCAGGAGCTTGGGACTATGCTGGATAAGGATGACAAATTGAATACCATCCTCTCAAGGCGCGAGTATCTCATGAATGCAGCATTCTCCGCCTGTATCTGGTTTGAGGAAGAACCGCCATTTGCAATGGAAGATATGGTGGAGGCTTTGAAGCAGCCCCGGTTAAATGTCTATTTCGGTCGTAAATCCTGCCCTCCGGGATTTCCATTTATGCCGGAGATTGTTGCGGCGGAGGATGAATTGCAGGCCCTTGTCGGCTATACACCGGAGTTGCGCAATCTTTACGGCGCACGTTCGCTGGATAAATGCCCGGTCTGGACTGAGGCTGATCATGGAAAATTCAGCAGATATTCTGTGCGGGACCGGGTGACCGATCATAACAGACGCCAATACGGACTCAGGTTTGAATATCACGTACCGTCATTAAAAACAGGGGAGGAATAA
- the cas6e gene encoding type I-E CRISPR-associated protein Cas6/Cse3/CasE — protein sequence MYMTKIVLDPVMMKRAGVYEEHRALWKIFSDSSDRERDFIYRRMDPSSFLAVSSREPAETRFLRTLQVKEYNPQLEVGERLHFSLRFNPIVKRRDENGRQQRIDIVQDRRKEMERQGLPRTEWDKRLEIAEEAGAQWIMKRSETLGFELEHGENGPGLIVESYSQERFQKGKGRMVNLSCMDVRGFAKVTDPENIKRALFNGVGCAKGFGFGLLLVRRA from the coding sequence ATGTACATGACTAAAATTGTTCTCGACCCGGTTATGATGAAACGAGCCGGGGTGTATGAAGAGCATAGAGCTTTGTGGAAGATTTTTTCCGACAGCTCGGACCGGGAGCGCGATTTTATCTATCGCAGAATGGACCCGAGCAGCTTTCTCGCTGTTTCAAGCCGGGAACCTGCGGAAACGCGCTTTCTGCGGACACTTCAGGTCAAAGAGTATAATCCGCAGCTTGAGGTCGGGGAACGGCTGCACTTTTCCTTACGGTTTAATCCCATAGTAAAACGCAGAGATGAAAACGGACGGCAGCAGCGCATCGATATTGTGCAGGATAGGCGTAAAGAAATGGAGCGACAGGGGCTGCCTCGCACTGAATGGGATAAACGGCTGGAAATTGCCGAGGAAGCCGGCGCGCAATGGATTATGAAGCGCAGTGAAACCCTCGGTTTTGAGCTGGAGCATGGTGAGAATGGCCCCGGGCTGATTGTAGAATCATATTCGCAGGAGCGTTTTCAGAAAGGTAAAGGGCGTATGGTGAATCTATCCTGCATGGATGTACGTGGTTTCGCAAAAGTAACTGATCCTGAAAATATTAAGCGGGCTCTATTTAACGGTGTTGGCTGCGCAAAAGGTTTCGGCTTCGGCCTGCTGCTGGTGAGGCGGGCATGA
- the cas1e gene encoding type I-E CRISPR-associated endonuclease Cas1e produces MILPKLKPIPLKERSSMVFLEKGRLDVLDGAFVLVDAEGVRTHIPVGGVCCILLEPGTRVSHAAVSLAARAGTLLVWVGEAGVRLYAAGQPGGARSDKLLWQAALALDPKARLNVVRKMFEIRFDGDAPAGRSVEQLRGMEGARVKALYKHLARMHRVSWSGRKYNPKQFDDSDVPNKCLSAATSCLYGVCEAAILAAGYAPAIGFLHTGKPRSFVYDVADLIKFETVVPAAFSVAAKNPMNPERETRLACRDMFRTKKVLKKIIPLIEEVLKAGGVPVPDDPVYAVEPAFEDDRGYEDDGHRT; encoded by the coding sequence ATGATCCTGCCGAAACTCAAACCGATTCCCCTTAAGGAACGTTCAAGTATGGTTTTTCTGGAGAAAGGTCGGCTTGATGTTCTGGATGGTGCTTTTGTGCTGGTTGATGCCGAGGGAGTGCGAACCCATATTCCCGTAGGCGGGGTTTGCTGTATCCTGCTTGAACCGGGAACAAGGGTTTCCCATGCGGCGGTATCGCTTGCTGCACGGGCCGGGACTTTGCTGGTCTGGGTCGGCGAGGCCGGGGTTCGGCTTTATGCCGCCGGGCAGCCCGGAGGGGCAAGGAGCGACAAGCTGCTATGGCAGGCCGCATTGGCCCTTGATCCGAAGGCGCGGCTCAATGTTGTACGCAAGATGTTTGAAATCCGTTTTGACGGCGATGCACCCGCAGGCAGAAGCGTGGAGCAGTTGCGCGGTATGGAAGGAGCAAGGGTAAAGGCCCTGTATAAACATCTGGCTCGAATGCATCGTGTGAGCTGGTCCGGCCGGAAGTACAATCCGAAGCAGTTTGATGATTCGGATGTGCCGAACAAATGTTTGAGTGCGGCCACATCGTGCCTCTACGGAGTCTGCGAGGCGGCCATACTTGCCGCGGGCTATGCTCCGGCGATCGGCTTTTTGCATACCGGGAAGCCTCGTTCTTTTGTTTATGATGTTGCTGATCTGATAAAATTTGAGACCGTTGTTCCTGCCGCTTTCTCTGTAGCGGCCAAAAATCCCATGAATCCTGAACGGGAAACAAGGCTGGCCTGCCGGGACATGTTCAGGACCAAAAAGGTGCTTAAAAAGATTATCCCGCTGATCGAAGAAGTCTTGAAAGCAGGTGGAGTCCCTGTCCCGGATGATCCTGTATATGCGGTAGAGCCTGCTTTTGAAGACGATAGGGGGTACGAAGATGACGGTCATCGTACTTGA
- the cas2e gene encoding type I-E CRISPR-associated endoribonuclease Cas2e, translated as MTVIVLENVPARLRGRLAVWMLEIRAGVYVGTLSAKVRETVWSNIEGNTGEGNAVMAWKANNEQGFLFRTIGENRRIPVDFDGMSLVSFLPLEGDDLA; from the coding sequence ATGACGGTCATCGTACTTGAAAATGTACCTGCGAGATTACGTGGCAGGCTTGCTGTCTGGATGCTTGAAATTCGCGCAGGGGTTTATGTCGGTACTTTGTCGGCAAAGGTGCGTGAAACAGTGTGGAGTAATATTGAAGGCAATACAGGCGAGGGAAACGCTGTTATGGCTTGGAAAGCAAATAATGAACAGGGCTTTTTGTTCAGGACAATTGGTGAGAACCGCAGAATTCCAGTAGATTTTGACGGGATGAGTTTGGTTTCGTTTTTACCGCTTGAGGGTGATGATTTGGCCTAG
- a CDS encoding PAS domain-containing sensor histidine kinase: MFLQGTKALTRTPRTDRFCRVVQVAYGYAFAGHIALGIIFLCLGVLPLVWFNFLFSVPVFLLAFFINKKGFHNAAFLLACCELLSHQYLTVHMLGWKSGFQYVLLYMATLPFFNTYWKKTSRFLVGAVAPIAFCMLYLYCRDSSVYVLKEYQYHMLFIGSTLSTFISLMLMVNYFVQDANKSEKKLNKSVEKLNHLNGELITATFRLARSEEKYRRILETTEEGFILGSKSTGIVDVNDAILRMVGAPREDVVGKKPFEFMNDSFAAFVRKNWDRVVKGELTCFEGQLRNVDGSETPVQIHANMLTGDDGKDLGYVAFIVDLTEAKKAEKMRDDIDHITRHDLKSPLNGIISIPEFMLQYSNLNDGDRKMLQKIEEAGYRMLNMINLSLDLYKMEQGKYEYFPSPVDLVKQVNRVLSDNRNLASLKKLNFHLCDDSGNQPTAFIVQGEELLCYSMLANCIKNAMEASPQNGTVLISFHNSPLKISVHNQGVVPEAIRDVFFDKFTTSGKSGGTGLGTYSAKLIAETLGGTIAMQTSADAGTTVSVTFE; encoded by the coding sequence ATGTTTTTACAAGGCACAAAGGCACTCACTAGAACACCACGTACAGACAGGTTCTGCAGAGTGGTTCAGGTTGCTTATGGATATGCTTTTGCCGGTCATATTGCATTGGGAATTATTTTCCTGTGTCTTGGAGTTTTACCGCTTGTATGGTTTAACTTTTTGTTCAGTGTTCCCGTATTTCTTCTGGCTTTTTTCATCAACAAAAAAGGATTCCACAATGCCGCCTTCCTGCTGGCCTGTTGTGAACTGCTCTCGCATCAATATCTCACCGTGCATATGCTGGGTTGGAAAAGCGGATTTCAATACGTACTTCTTTATATGGCAACCCTTCCTTTTTTCAATACATACTGGAAAAAAACATCCCGCTTTCTTGTCGGAGCAGTGGCCCCGATCGCCTTTTGCATGCTCTATTTATATTGCCGCGATTCAAGTGTTTATGTCCTCAAAGAATACCAGTACCACATGTTATTTATCGGCTCCACGCTGAGCACATTCATATCATTGATGTTAATGGTTAATTATTTTGTTCAGGATGCGAATAAAAGTGAAAAGAAATTAAACAAAAGCGTTGAAAAACTGAACCATCTTAACGGAGAACTTATAACCGCCACTTTCCGGCTTGCCCGCAGCGAAGAAAAATATCGCCGGATACTCGAGACAACTGAAGAAGGATTTATTCTGGGAAGCAAAAGTACCGGAATAGTGGATGTAAACGACGCGATTCTCCGTATGGTTGGAGCCCCGCGCGAAGATGTGGTCGGCAAAAAGCCATTCGAATTTATGAATGATTCTTTTGCCGCTTTTGTGCGTAAAAACTGGGACCGGGTAGTCAAAGGGGAGCTGACCTGCTTTGAAGGCCAACTGCGCAATGTCGACGGGAGCGAAACCCCTGTTCAAATTCATGCCAACATGCTTACCGGTGATGATGGCAAGGATCTCGGTTATGTCGCATTCATCGTAGATCTCACCGAAGCAAAGAAAGCGGAAAAGATGCGTGACGACATTGACCACATCACCCGTCACGACCTGAAATCACCCCTGAACGGCATTATCAGCATACCGGAATTTATGCTGCAGTACAGCAACCTCAACGACGGAGACCGAAAGATGCTCCAGAAAATTGAAGAAGCCGGCTACAGAATGCTGAACATGATTAATCTTTCCCTTGATCTCTATAAAATGGAACAGGGTAAATATGAATATTTTCCCAGCCCGGTTGATCTCGTCAAGCAGGTAAACAGGGTCCTCAGCGACAACAGGAATCTGGCAAGCCTGAAAAAATTGAATTTTCACCTGTGCGATGATTCCGGAAACCAGCCGACTGCGTTTATAGTGCAGGGGGAAGAATTGCTCTGCTATTCCATGCTTGCAAACTGCATCAAGAACGCCATGGAAGCCTCACCGCAAAACGGAACAGTACTCATCAGCTTTCACAATTCTCCGCTTAAAATAAGCGTACATAATCAGGGGGTCGTCCCGGAAGCCATTCGTGATGTCTTCTTTGACAAGTTCACAACATCCGGTAAATCAGGCGGAACCGGACTAGGGACATATTCAGCAAAACTGATTGCCGAAACCCTGGGCGGCACCATCGCCATGCAGACTTCCGCGGACGCAGGAACAACAGTATCCGTCACATTCGAGTAG
- a CDS encoding zinc ribbon domain-containing protein YjdM, with the protein MENLPNCPQCKSEYVYSDGSVLICPECGLEFQPEDAAEKVYKDANGTVLADGDTVIVTQNLKVKGASDIKKGTKVKNIRLVEPEDGIHDISCKIPGFGSMMLKTSVVKKA; encoded by the coding sequence ATGGAAAATTTGCCTAATTGCCCGCAGTGTAAATCGGAATATGTATATTCGGATGGCAGTGTTCTCATCTGTCCTGAGTGCGGCCTTGAATTTCAGCCTGAAGACGCTGCGGAAAAAGTATATAAAGATGCTAACGGAACCGTCCTCGCCGACGGCGACACCGTCATAGTCACACAAAACTTAAAAGTCAAAGGTGCTTCCGATATTAAAAAAGGCACTAAGGTCAAAAATATAAGACTGGTGGAACCTGAAGACGGAATTCATGATATCTCATGTAAAATTCCCGGGTTCGGCTCAATGATGCTTAAAACATCGGTAGTGAAAAAAGCCTGA
- a CDS encoding DUF2087 domain-containing protein, with product MSRTQLPLIINDVSALSRSLRKQLQCTENVPSHVEMLNLLAKSAGYKNFQHLKAELAPAHEPEPEINRKRLNKAAGYFDLNGRLSRWPKKYSMRVLCLWGLWSRLPARIAMTELELDEKLILNHSFCDHTMLRRWLVDEKLVSRTPDGREYRRIESRPPFEALELIKRVNK from the coding sequence ATGTCTCGAACTCAACTGCCACTCATCATTAACGATGTTTCGGCCCTATCACGTTCACTGCGTAAGCAGCTTCAATGCACTGAGAATGTTCCCAGCCATGTGGAAATGCTGAATCTGCTGGCCAAATCGGCCGGCTACAAGAATTTTCAGCACCTCAAGGCAGAACTGGCCCCAGCCCATGAACCGGAACCGGAAATTAACCGCAAGCGGTTGAACAAGGCGGCAGGGTACTTTGATCTTAACGGCAGACTTAGTCGCTGGCCCAAAAAATACAGTATGCGTGTCCTTTGCCTTTGGGGTCTCTGGTCCCGGCTTCCGGCGCGCATAGCAATGACCGAACTGGAGCTGGACGAAAAATTGATTCTAAACCACAGCTTTTGTGACCATACCATGCTCCGGCGTTGGCTGGTCGATGAGAAGCTGGTTTCGCGAACACCCGACGGACGCGAATATAGGCGTATTGAATCCCGCCCTCCGTTTGAGGCTTTGGAACTAATCAAGCGTGTGAATAAATAG
- a CDS encoding class I SAM-dependent methyltransferase, whose product MNDKAARFSKKMCDVLNYGALNLAMGIGYETGIFEIMAHLEGPAGCAEITSGTDLNERYLREWLGIMVCGGIIEVSTNGDGDELFELPEEYIPFLCLSGGSSNLGVYTQEIPLLTDCARQGVLQGMKSGIGIPYSQYPKFYSFMQELADAKHRDILVQTFLPSVMDGEMVRRLEAGISVCDIGCAEGVALEVMARAFPESHFTGFDISEESIINARERIKELGLKNITFLVRDAAGKDFVPQQFDYITAFDSIHDQTRPFEALQNIRKLLKTGGIFSMVDIKAESSISGNMKHPMGSFLYTVSLMHCMPVGLMNEGAGLGMMWGREKAVEICRAAGFSRVEVADIPKDGFNSHYLCFK is encoded by the coding sequence ATGAACGACAAGGCTGCGAGATTCAGTAAAAAAATGTGTGATGTTCTCAATTACGGCGCTCTTAATCTAGCTATGGGCATAGGTTATGAAACCGGCATATTTGAAATTATGGCACATTTGGAGGGGCCTGCCGGCTGCGCTGAAATAACTTCCGGGACGGATCTAAATGAGCGCTATCTACGTGAATGGCTGGGAATTATGGTCTGTGGCGGGATAATCGAGGTCAGCACGAACGGAGATGGAGACGAACTCTTTGAGTTGCCCGAAGAATACATTCCGTTCCTTTGTCTTTCCGGAGGAAGTTCCAATCTCGGGGTATATACGCAGGAAATACCCCTGCTCACTGATTGTGCTCGGCAGGGAGTGCTGCAAGGCATGAAAAGCGGAATAGGTATCCCCTACTCGCAATATCCTAAGTTCTATTCATTTATGCAGGAACTGGCTGATGCCAAGCACCGCGACATACTGGTGCAAACATTTCTGCCTTCAGTCATGGACGGCGAAATGGTCCGGCGTCTTGAGGCGGGAATCTCCGTTTGCGATATAGGTTGCGCCGAAGGTGTGGCACTTGAAGTTATGGCGCGCGCCTTTCCGGAATCGCACTTCACCGGATTTGATATATCAGAAGAATCGATAATTAATGCACGGGAACGGATCAAGGAACTAGGCCTGAAAAATATTACATTCCTTGTTCGCGATGCCGCCGGAAAAGATTTTGTTCCGCAGCAGTTTGATTATATCACCGCCTTTGATTCCATCCACGACCAGACACGCCCTTTTGAGGCCTTGCAAAATATCCGCAAGCTACTGAAGACCGGAGGCATTTTTTCCATGGTTGACATTAAAGCAGAATCGTCCATATCCGGAAATATGAAGCATCCCATGGGTAGCTTCCTTTACACTGTCAGCCTGATGCATTGCATGCCTGTCGGGCTGATGAATGAAGGAGCAGGCTTAGGTATGATGTGGGGCCGGGAAAAGGCCGTCGAGATATGCAGGGCTGCCGGATTCAGCAGAGTAGAAGTGGCCGATATCCCGAAAGACGGTTTTAACAGCCACTACTTATGTTTTAAGTAG
- a CDS encoding HAMP domain-containing sensor histidine kinase, translating into MPLPTDFAPAERDEQSTIEQIAQAISNDPLAAALEAIPVPLIIINTYRQVVFCNPVFKPISKYSKRQNTIGLRPGEALGCIHADVNEGGCGTSLFCRDCGAAAAILRSLQGAAHTEECRLVRHTPDHDESLVLQVFTSPFEYHGNNLVIFTVIDISHEKRKKNLEHMFFHDILNLATGVKYASQMLCKVNTSERMDNQCRKIDRALTQMTEEIQAQKDLCKAEDGTLKINMRMTQSGDILTRIWDIYTGNPLCAERQISIAEDSEDFIFYTDQTIFARIMGNMVKNALEASNPGETITIGCRKKDKEVIFWGHNNAVMPDKIQRQMFKRAFSTKGEGRGMGTYSMKLLVEKYLGGKISFESTQEIGTVFSIALPMTEDQDKS; encoded by the coding sequence ATGCCATTGCCGACAGATTTCGCTCCTGCTGAACGAGATGAACAATCCACCATAGAACAAATAGCGCAAGCTATAAGCAATGATCCTCTGGCTGCGGCTCTTGAAGCCATTCCTGTGCCGCTTATAATAATCAACACGTACAGGCAGGTGGTTTTCTGCAATCCGGTTTTCAAGCCAATATCGAAGTACAGCAAAAGGCAGAATACGATAGGACTGCGCCCCGGAGAAGCTCTGGGATGCATCCATGCGGACGTTAACGAAGGCGGGTGCGGTACCAGCCTCTTTTGCAGGGATTGCGGTGCTGCAGCTGCCATCCTCCGGTCTCTTCAGGGGGCCGCACATACTGAAGAGTGCCGTCTGGTACGGCATACCCCGGATCACGATGAATCACTTGTTCTGCAGGTTTTTACTTCTCCATTCGAATACCATGGTAATAATCTCGTCATATTCACCGTAATCGATATCTCCCATGAGAAAAGAAAGAAGAATCTTGAGCACATGTTTTTTCATGATATCCTGAACCTAGCCACCGGTGTGAAATATGCTTCTCAAATGCTCTGTAAAGTAAATACTTCAGAGCGCATGGACAATCAATGCCGGAAAATAGACCGGGCTTTAACCCAGATGACCGAAGAGATTCAGGCTCAGAAAGATCTTTGCAAAGCAGAAGATGGAACACTGAAAATAAATATGCGGATGACGCAGTCCGGCGATATCCTGACCCGCATATGGGATATTTATACAGGGAACCCCCTGTGCGCAGAAAGGCAGATTTCCATTGCGGAAGACAGCGAAGATTTTATTTTTTACACTGACCAGACCATTTTTGCACGCATTATGGGCAATATGGTAAAAAATGCTCTTGAGGCTTCCAATCCGGGAGAGACGATAACCATCGGATGCCGGAAAAAAGATAAAGAGGTTATTTTTTGGGGCCACAACAACGCTGTGATGCCGGATAAAATTCAGCGGCAGATGTTTAAAAGAGCTTTCTCCACAAAAGGCGAGGGGCGGGGTATGGGAACTTATAGCATGAAGTTGCTGGTGGAAAAATATCTCGGGGGAAAGATTTCATTTGAGTCAACTCAGGAGATAGGAACGGTATTTTCAATTGCTTTGCCCATGACCGAAGATCAGGATAAGTCGTAA
- a CDS encoding mechanosensitive ion channel domain-containing protein — MWETMTNQNYQEIMQQVYAWVQTHVLTANALAQIVIIAGLTLVAILIGKVFKGNFDKRFESTINSNSYWSELARQSSRVIWMACAYPLFHIAIVVFQSMDKPSNVLRIATSLTMAIMVVRVSTGLFKNKTMAKLISYVAYALAILNIFNLYGPTMKFLAGVGVKYGEVDLNVLMVVKGLVLLVLALQLAGFMSRFVHRRIESMEEVSPSLQVLMSKAATMVFFAIAIFISIDAVGLDLSGLAFLSGAMGVGIGFGLRNIFSNLVSGVILLLDKSIKPGDTIEVSGVYGLIRSINARFVSVISRDGKEYLVPNENLIKSLVVNWTYSSPEVRIRIPVGVSYDCDLKQAVKLVEQAGSGVDRVLASPAPAVRLKGFGSDSINMELRVWIRDPEKGLGGVRHKIVMNIWEILKENNIEMPYPQRDLHLKSVSDDISDKLLDKLK; from the coding sequence ATGTGGGAAACAATGACCAACCAGAATTATCAGGAAATCATGCAGCAGGTCTATGCATGGGTACAGACTCATGTTCTGACCGCAAACGCGCTGGCTCAGATTGTAATTATCGCCGGCCTTACCCTTGTGGCTATACTCATAGGTAAAGTTTTTAAGGGTAATTTTGATAAACGTTTTGAATCGACTATAAACAGCAATTCCTATTGGTCTGAACTGGCGCGTCAGTCATCCCGTGTTATCTGGATGGCATGCGCTTATCCTTTATTCCACATCGCCATAGTGGTTTTCCAGAGTATGGATAAACCCTCTAATGTCCTTAGAATAGCGACCTCCCTGACCATGGCCATTATGGTTGTGCGGGTCAGTACCGGTCTATTTAAAAATAAGACCATGGCCAAGCTCATCAGCTATGTGGCTTATGCCTTGGCTATATTGAATATCTTTAATCTTTACGGCCCAACCATGAAGTTTTTAGCCGGGGTGGGCGTGAAATATGGTGAAGTTGACCTCAATGTACTCATGGTGGTGAAAGGACTGGTCCTTTTGGTTCTGGCCCTGCAATTGGCTGGATTCATGTCCCGATTTGTGCATCGCCGGATTGAGTCTATGGAAGAGGTTTCCCCCTCTTTGCAGGTGCTCATGTCCAAGGCTGCGACCATGGTCTTCTTTGCCATCGCTATTTTTATCTCCATTGATGCCGTCGGTCTCGATCTTTCCGGTCTGGCATTCCTCAGCGGAGCCATGGGTGTTGGTATCGGTTTCGGTTTACGCAATATTTTTTCCAATCTGGTTTCAGGTGTGATCCTGCTTCTGGATAAATCCATCAAGCCCGGAGATACTATTGAGGTCTCGGGTGTCTACGGCCTTATCCGGTCCATTAATGCCCGTTTTGTTTCTGTTATCAGCAGGGACGGAAAAGAATATCTGGTGCCAAATGAGAATCTTATCAAGAGTCTGGTAGTCAACTGGACTTATTCCAGCCCGGAAGTGCGGATAAGGATTCCTGTGGGCGTGTCATACGATTGCGATTTAAAGCAAGCGGTCAAGCTGGTCGAGCAGGCTGGCAGCGGCGTGGACCGCGTCCTTGCTTCTCCTGCACCGGCTGTGCGGCTTAAAGGGTTTGGTTCGGATTCCATAAATATGGAGCTTCGGGTCTGGATTCGTGATCCTGAAAAAGGACTCGGCGGAGTGCGACACAAGATAGTAATGAATATCTGGGAAATCTTAAAGGAAAATAACATTGAGATGCCTTACCCGCAGCGGGATCTGCATTTAAAATCAGTGTCTGACGATATTTCGGATAAGCTTCTGGATAAGCTTAAATAA